Proteins from one Labrenzia sp. CE80 genomic window:
- a CDS encoding OsmC family protein — translation MPGHVYTAEVTWKLDGEDFAKGKYSRAHMWRFDGGVEVPASASPSVVPLPFSSENAVDPEEAFVACLSSCHMLTFIDLARLSKYRVESYRDKAEGVMSRIDRGRMAVTKVILRPQITLLGSSAPDPSLFADLHEKAHEMCFIANSVKTEIEIAPEPLRLIPA, via the coding sequence CGGGACACGTCTACACCGCCGAAGTGACATGGAAGCTCGATGGCGAGGACTTCGCCAAGGGCAAATATTCACGCGCCCATATGTGGCGCTTCGATGGTGGCGTGGAAGTGCCCGCATCAGCTTCACCTTCCGTGGTTCCACTGCCGTTTTCTTCTGAAAACGCGGTGGATCCGGAAGAAGCCTTCGTTGCCTGCCTGTCATCCTGCCACATGTTGACATTTATCGATCTGGCGCGCCTCTCGAAGTATCGGGTGGAAAGCTATCGCGACAAGGCCGAGGGCGTCATGTCCCGCATCGATCGGGGCCGGATGGCTGTGACGAAGGTGATCCTGAGGCCGCAGATTACTCTTCTCGGCAGCTCCGCTCCTGACCCGAGCCTGTTCGCCGATCTGCATGAGAAGGCGCATGAAATGTGTTTCATCGCCAATTCCGTCAAGACCGAGATCGAGATTGCGCCAGAGCCTCTGCGCTTGATCCCGGCATAA
- a CDS encoding MarR family transcriptional regulator, which produces MADVSETSELYELIRLIRPAHRRLARAVEAKLVGTGLSVGMRAVMEVLNDAGAKSVPDIGRKLFLARQQIQLLANDLEELGLIERRPNPAHRRSPLFALTDRGYALFGEVRAREDADIALIGQRFSSAEIAAAQQVVCAMLDHFAEFEDDPNRPRGLE; this is translated from the coding sequence ATGGCAGATGTTTCTGAAACTTCGGAGCTTTATGAGCTCATCCGATTAATACGCCCCGCGCACCGGCGTTTGGCACGAGCCGTTGAGGCCAAACTCGTTGGAACCGGCTTATCCGTCGGCATGCGCGCAGTGATGGAAGTTCTGAACGATGCAGGGGCAAAGTCTGTCCCGGACATTGGTCGGAAGCTTTTCCTGGCCCGTCAGCAGATTCAGCTTCTGGCGAATGACCTGGAGGAATTGGGATTGATCGAACGACGTCCCAATCCCGCGCATAGACGTTCTCCACTCTTCGCGTTGACCGATCGTGGATATGCGCTCTTTGGCGAAGTCAGAGCCCGAGAAGATGCAGATATTGCTCTTATCGGCCAGAGATTCTCGTCGGCGGAGATAGCGGCGGCGCAGCAAGTTGTTTGCGCGATGCTCGATCATTTCGCTGAATTCGAGGATGATCCCAACCGGCCCCGTGGCCTCGAGTGA
- the tyrS gene encoding tyrosine--tRNA ligase, giving the protein MTNHMIEAGKPAAKLKSEALQVLLERGLVHQCTDLEALDAKLAAGPVTAYAGFDATAASLHVGHLMPLMTMRWLQKLGHKPIIVLGGGTSQVGDPSFRNEARPLLEQQQIAANIAGIRRSIERLLDLEGEDGAQLVDNAEWLTEFRFLEFLRDYGAHFTVNRMMTFDSVKSRLDAQMPLTVLEFCYMMLQAVDFLELARRHDCSLQVGGSDQWGNIINGVELGRKGEGRQLFGLTVPLITTASGAKMGKTAAGAVWLHPEHLSPFAFWQFWRNTADADVPKFLRLFTELPMNEVIRLSELRGAELNEAKKILATQVTTIVHGAEAARHALEQGDALFAGQADNLEPTHRLPLVRLAKGLGLLELLVDVGFAASNGDARRLVEGGGVRLNSKVVDDPRRRISSGDIGAKDALTLAAGKRRKALVRFE; this is encoded by the coding sequence ATGACAAATCACATGATCGAAGCCGGCAAGCCGGCCGCAAAACTCAAGTCTGAAGCCCTGCAGGTTCTGTTGGAACGCGGACTGGTGCATCAATGCACCGATCTGGAAGCACTGGATGCCAAGCTGGCCGCCGGGCCCGTGACAGCCTACGCCGGATTTGACGCCACGGCCGCCAGTCTCCACGTGGGCCACCTGATGCCGCTGATGACCATGCGTTGGCTGCAGAAGCTTGGTCACAAGCCGATCATCGTTCTCGGCGGTGGCACGTCCCAGGTCGGCGACCCGAGCTTTCGAAATGAAGCACGCCCTCTCTTGGAACAGCAGCAGATCGCGGCCAACATCGCGGGTATCCGCCGTTCCATAGAACGCTTGCTGGATTTGGAAGGCGAGGACGGGGCGCAGCTCGTCGACAATGCTGAGTGGCTCACCGAATTCCGCTTTCTGGAGTTCCTGCGTGACTACGGTGCCCATTTCACCGTCAACCGCATGATGACCTTTGACAGCGTTAAGTCGCGGCTGGACGCCCAAATGCCTCTTACCGTGCTGGAGTTCTGCTACATGATGCTCCAGGCGGTCGATTTTCTCGAGCTCGCCCGCAGGCATGACTGCTCCTTGCAGGTTGGTGGATCCGACCAATGGGGCAACATCATCAACGGTGTGGAGCTGGGACGAAAAGGCGAGGGGCGGCAGCTCTTCGGTCTGACCGTGCCGCTGATCACCACCGCGAGCGGTGCGAAAATGGGCAAGACGGCTGCGGGCGCCGTCTGGCTGCACCCCGAGCATTTATCGCCTTTTGCTTTCTGGCAGTTCTGGCGCAACACGGCGGACGCGGATGTGCCGAAGTTCCTGCGTCTTTTCACCGAACTGCCGATGAATGAAGTGATCCGTCTCTCAGAGCTTCGGGGCGCGGAGTTGAATGAGGCAAAGAAAATCCTGGCAACCCAGGTGACCACGATCGTTCATGGCGCAGAAGCCGCGCGTCATGCGCTGGAGCAGGGCGATGCGTTGTTTGCCGGTCAGGCGGACAATCTGGAGCCAACCCATCGTCTGCCCCTGGTGAGACTGGCTAAAGGTCTAGGACTCTTGGAGCTTCTAGTTGATGTTGGGTTTGCCGCCTCCAATGGGGATGCCCGGCGGCTCGTGGAAGGCGGCGGTGTGCGTCTTAACTCCAAGGTCGTCGATGACCCGCGCCGCCGGATTTCCAGCGGCGACATCGGCGCGAAAGACGCCCTGACCCTCGCTGCAGGCAAGCGCCGTAAAGCTCTGGTCCGGTTTGAGTGA
- a CDS encoding site-specific DNA-methyltransferase, which produces MRVLRTGVSSVAPHHSSEPAGDPAWLNTIMKGDCVAALNKLPSKSVDLVFADPPYNLQLGGDLHRPDDSKVDACDDHWDQFESFEAYDAFTRAWLLATRRVMKDDASIYVIGSYHNIFRVGALLQDLGFWIMNDIVWLKSNPMPNFRGKRFTNAHETMIWATKSKTAKPTFNYDALKTFNDDLQMRSDWHLPLCTGGERLKDSDGLKVHPTQKPESLLYRVLTASSNPGDVVLDPFFGTGTTGAVSKKLGRNFVGVEREQAYIDAATARINAIEMGSGASLDMQKGKRAEKRIPFGNLLEAGLLEPGAELTCSKGRHLAVVRADGSLKCGEHTGSIHKVGALVQGAASCNGWTFWHIKSGRKRSPIDELREEIRSRLRT; this is translated from the coding sequence ATGAGAGTTCTGCGTACCGGGGTGTCCTCTGTGGCACCCCACCACTCTTCCGAGCCAGCCGGCGATCCTGCATGGCTCAACACAATCATGAAGGGCGACTGTGTAGCCGCCCTCAACAAATTGCCGTCGAAATCTGTCGACCTGGTGTTTGCTGACCCGCCCTACAATCTTCAGCTGGGCGGTGACCTGCACAGACCGGACGACTCGAAGGTTGATGCCTGTGATGATCACTGGGATCAGTTCGAGAGCTTCGAGGCTTATGATGCCTTTACCCGCGCCTGGCTTCTAGCCACACGGCGCGTGATGAAGGATGACGCCTCGATCTATGTGATCGGCTCCTATCACAACATCTTCCGCGTTGGCGCGCTCCTTCAGGATCTCGGCTTCTGGATCATGAACGACATCGTTTGGCTGAAGTCCAATCCGATGCCGAACTTCCGGGGCAAGCGCTTCACCAATGCGCATGAGACAATGATCTGGGCGACCAAGTCGAAGACGGCCAAGCCAACTTTCAACTATGATGCCTTGAAGACCTTCAATGACGATCTCCAGATGCGGTCGGACTGGCACCTGCCCCTTTGTACGGGCGGTGAGCGACTGAAGGACAGTGACGGGCTAAAGGTACATCCGACACAGAAGCCGGAGAGCTTGCTCTACAGGGTTCTGACTGCCTCCTCCAACCCTGGCGATGTCGTCCTTGATCCCTTCTTCGGCACAGGCACCACGGGTGCCGTCTCCAAGAAGCTCGGGCGCAACTTCGTGGGTGTTGAGCGTGAGCAGGCCTATATCGATGCGGCAACAGCTCGGATCAATGCAATTGAAATGGGATCAGGCGCGTCGCTCGACATGCAAAAGGGCAAGCGTGCTGAAAAACGCATTCCTTTCGGCAACCTTCTCGAGGCAGGCCTACTGGAACCCGGCGCGGAACTGACCTGTTCCAAGGGCCGCCATCTTGCGGTTGTTCGTGCGGACGGTTCCCTCAAGTGCGGCGAGCATACGGGGTCAATCCACAAGGTCGGAGCGTTGGTTCAGGGCGCAGCGTCCTGCAACGGCTGGACGTTCTGGCACATCAAGAGCGGCCGCAAGCGATCGCCGATCGATGAACTTCGTGAAGAAATCAGATCCCGCCTGCGCACATAA
- a CDS encoding short chain dehydrogenase → MRIIIIGAKGDIGQAVCAELGARHELVLAGRSSGDLRVDIADRSSVDDMYAKAGAVDAVVCAAGDVHFSPLTDFTSEGFMSTLREKVMGQVNLVLAGLGKLPDGGSFTLTSGILDREPIRTGASAATANGALGGFVKAAAIEMSRGLRINVVSPGLLDVSAPKYGSWFPGHDPVSSRRVGLAYAKSVEGAATGQVIIVD, encoded by the coding sequence ATGAGAATCATCATCATTGGAGCCAAAGGTGATATTGGCCAGGCCGTCTGTGCAGAGCTGGGTGCTCGCCATGAGCTTGTTCTGGCGGGGAGGTCGAGCGGCGATCTACGCGTGGACATCGCCGACCGGTCTTCCGTGGACGACATGTATGCGAAGGCAGGGGCGGTGGATGCTGTCGTCTGCGCCGCTGGTGATGTGCACTTCAGTCCCCTGACAGACTTCACCAGCGAGGGCTTCATGTCGACATTACGCGAAAAGGTCATGGGGCAGGTCAACCTAGTGCTCGCGGGATTGGGCAAGCTTCCAGACGGCGGTTCCTTCACCTTGACCAGCGGGATTCTTGATCGTGAGCCTATCCGAACGGGCGCCTCAGCTGCAACGGCGAACGGAGCGCTTGGTGGTTTCGTGAAAGCGGCCGCCATCGAGATGTCGAGGGGGCTCAGGATTAATGTGGTTAGCCCTGGACTTCTGGATGTGTCCGCTCCCAAATATGGCAGCTGGTTTCCAGGCCACGACCCTGTATCATCGCGCCGCGTCGGTCTCGCCTATGCCAAGAGCGTCGAGGGCGCGGCCACGGGGCAGGTGATTATCGTGGATTGA
- a CDS encoding cysteine hydrolase, with protein sequence MALIWLFAAIGGLVGAGLVFWSVLVLRKLGTPTRGAKIDVKTRRRSALVIIDIQEDFTRNTGKNAFDPEERKQVLARTNRLISKARQDGEDVIFVQNVFRDLPVILAMKIASGGIGTPGRDGLRLDREMDVGPEPVFEKSIGDTFSNQDFNAYLAEKGIGSLKLVGLDACHCVQLTAKGALQRGYEVEVIEPALLTAFPEKWPSFSTELIGLGARISDETAVS encoded by the coding sequence ATGGCGCTGATTTGGCTGTTTGCCGCCATCGGAGGACTGGTCGGCGCGGGCCTTGTCTTCTGGTCGGTCCTGGTCCTACGGAAACTGGGCACGCCGACAAGAGGAGCGAAGATTGACGTTAAAACCCGGCGGAGGTCCGCGCTTGTCATCATCGATATTCAGGAGGATTTCACGCGGAATACCGGCAAGAACGCATTTGACCCTGAGGAGCGGAAACAGGTTCTTGCCAGAACGAACAGACTGATTTCAAAAGCGCGGCAGGATGGTGAGGATGTGATCTTTGTTCAAAACGTCTTCCGGGATCTACCTGTCATCCTTGCGATGAAGATCGCGTCGGGAGGAATCGGAACACCCGGTCGGGACGGTCTCCGGCTTGATCGCGAGATGGATGTTGGGCCTGAGCCTGTGTTCGAAAAATCTATTGGCGACACTTTTTCCAACCAAGACTTCAACGCCTATTTGGCCGAAAAAGGGATCGGGTCGCTTAAGCTCGTCGGCCTCGATGCCTGTCATTGCGTTCAGCTCACTGCCAAGGGCGCGCTTCAAAGGGGGTATGAGGTCGAGGTTATCGAGCCGGCCTTGTTGACGGCCTTTCCCGAAAAGTGGCCGAGTTTCAGTACGGAGCTGATTGGGCTAGGGGCTCGTATCTCCGACGAAACGGCTGTTTCTTGA
- a CDS encoding AMP nucleosidase, giving the protein MNGSSTRPIEYSPECPFEAFTDADKAVDRLVEIFERNTAFLRDAFQELVGGKPRDGRVRAFYPEVRLVTESHGRLDSRLAYGFVSGPGDHATTITRPDLFRHYLKSQISLLMRNHEVPVMIGASEMPIPLHFAFYDGTHVEGGAAAAQLNQPLADVFDLPDLSVMDDAIANGTYEPVDGVMPLSSFTAPRVDYSLHRLQHYTATAAEHFQNYVLFTNYQFYIDEFCRMAHDLLADPDSGYEAFIEPGNLVTLAGDLEPSSGTAPARLPQMPAYHLKRKGQGGITMVNIGVGPSNAKTITDHVAVLRPHAWLMLGHCAGLRNSQTLGDYVLAHGYVREDNVLNQDLPTWVPIPPLAEVQVALEDAVTEITGYDGYELKRVMRTGTVASIDNRNWELWDQRGLVQRFSQSRAIALDMESATIAANGFRFRVPYGTLLCVSDKPLHGELKLPGMATDFYKRQVAQHLEIGIRALEKLRAMPSESLHSRKLRSFAETAFQ; this is encoded by the coding sequence TTGAACGGTTCGTCGACCCGGCCAATCGAATATTCCCCAGAGTGTCCCTTTGAGGCATTCACAGATGCGGACAAGGCTGTAGATCGCCTGGTCGAGATTTTCGAGCGAAATACCGCGTTTTTGCGTGACGCATTTCAGGAGCTGGTCGGCGGCAAGCCTCGCGACGGCCGCGTTCGGGCGTTCTATCCCGAGGTTCGTCTCGTGACCGAAAGCCATGGGCGTCTCGACAGTCGTCTTGCCTATGGCTTCGTTTCGGGCCCCGGCGATCACGCAACAACGATCACCCGCCCTGATCTTTTCCGTCATTACTTGAAATCGCAAATTTCATTGCTGATGCGCAATCATGAGGTTCCGGTGATGATTGGCGCTTCGGAAATGCCGATCCCGCTACACTTTGCATTTTATGACGGCACCCATGTCGAAGGCGGTGCCGCTGCCGCGCAGCTCAATCAGCCTCTGGCCGACGTCTTCGATCTTCCCGACCTGTCGGTGATGGATGATGCCATCGCCAATGGCACATATGAGCCGGTCGACGGGGTCATGCCTCTCTCGTCCTTCACGGCACCGCGCGTTGATTACTCCCTTCACCGCTTGCAACATTACACGGCAACGGCTGCAGAGCATTTCCAGAACTATGTGCTCTTCACCAACTATCAGTTCTACATCGATGAATTCTGCCGGATGGCGCACGATCTCCTGGCCGATCCCGACAGTGGCTATGAAGCGTTCATCGAACCTGGCAACCTTGTCACCCTCGCCGGTGATCTGGAGCCGAGCAGCGGCACTGCGCCAGCCCGGTTGCCCCAGATGCCGGCCTATCACCTCAAGCGCAAAGGGCAGGGCGGTATCACGATGGTCAACATTGGCGTCGGCCCCTCCAATGCCAAGACCATTACGGACCATGTCGCGGTGCTGCGTCCCCACGCCTGGCTCATGCTTGGCCACTGTGCCGGCCTGCGCAACAGTCAGACCCTTGGCGACTACGTGCTGGCCCACGGTTATGTGCGCGAGGACAACGTGCTCAACCAGGATCTGCCGACCTGGGTGCCGATCCCTCCGCTGGCAGAGGTGCAGGTGGCCCTCGAAGATGCCGTCACAGAGATTACGGGCTATGATGGCTATGAATTGAAACGGGTCATGCGAACCGGAACCGTGGCGTCCATCGACAACCGCAACTGGGAACTCTGGGACCAGCGCGGCCTTGTGCAGCGGTTCTCGCAGTCCCGTGCCATCGCACTCGACATGGAATCGGCGACCATCGCGGCCAACGGCTTCCGCTTTCGTGTGCCTTATGGGACGTTGCTGTGTGTCTCCGACAAGCCGCTCCATGGCGAGCTGAAGCTTCCGGGCATGGCGACGGACTTCTACAAGCGTCAGGTCGCTCAGCATCTGGAAATTGGAATTCGTGCCCTCGAAAAGCTGAGGGCAATGCCTAGCGAAAGCCTGCATTCTAGAAAGCTGAGAAGCTTCGCCGAAACAGCTTTCCAGTAG
- the gcvPA gene encoding aminomethyl-transferring glycine dehydrogenase subunit GcvPA: MRYLPLSDTDRADMLARVGVDSIDELFSDIPEKTRLNEVLDLPRRAGELQVERHLSNLAAKNVPASAVPFFVGAGAYKHHVPATVDHLIQRSEFLTSYTPYQPEITQGTLQYLFEFQTQVARLTAMDVANASMYDGSTGTGEAVLMAHRVTKKKKAVLSGGLHPQYRAVVEGLSEMANDDVVSLPADPTGTEDILSQIDDETSCVVVQSPSFYGQLIDLKPIAEKAHQHKALLIAVFTEVVSLGLIEPPGVQGADIVVGEGQSIGNGLNFGGPYVGLFATKQKYVRQMPGRLCGETVDADGKRGFVLTLSTREQHIRRDKATSNICTNSGLCCLAFTIHLSLLGAKGLGQMARINHANAVKLKKELTAISGVEVLNSAYFNEFTVKLPKAANGVVEALAEKGILAGVPVSRLEPGKAELENLLVVASTEVNTDEDRASLVGALKEVLA; this comes from the coding sequence ATGCGTTACTTGCCTCTTTCCGACACTGACCGAGCCGATATGCTGGCGCGCGTCGGCGTCGACAGCATTGATGAGCTGTTTTCTGATATCCCGGAGAAAACCCGCCTCAACGAGGTATTGGACCTGCCGCGTCGTGCCGGCGAACTACAGGTAGAGCGTCACCTGTCCAACCTGGCCGCCAAGAATGTGCCGGCTTCCGCTGTGCCGTTCTTCGTTGGCGCCGGCGCCTACAAGCACCACGTTCCGGCCACCGTCGATCACCTGATCCAGCGCTCCGAGTTCCTGACCTCCTACACGCCGTATCAGCCGGAGATCACGCAAGGCACGCTGCAGTATCTCTTCGAATTCCAGACCCAGGTCGCGCGCCTGACCGCGATGGATGTGGCCAACGCCTCCATGTATGACGGTTCCACCGGCACCGGCGAAGCCGTTCTCATGGCGCACCGGGTCACCAAGAAGAAGAAGGCAGTCCTCTCCGGAGGTCTTCACCCGCAATACCGGGCCGTTGTCGAAGGCCTCTCTGAAATGGCCAACGATGATGTTGTGTCCTTGCCGGCAGACCCGACGGGCACGGAAGACATTCTCTCGCAGATCGATGACGAGACCTCCTGCGTGGTGGTGCAGTCACCGTCTTTCTATGGCCAGCTCATCGACCTCAAGCCGATTGCCGAAAAGGCGCATCAGCACAAGGCGCTTCTGATTGCCGTCTTCACCGAGGTTGTCTCCTTGGGCCTGATTGAGCCTCCCGGGGTGCAGGGCGCGGATATTGTCGTAGGTGAAGGCCAGTCCATCGGCAATGGCTTGAACTTCGGCGGTCCTTACGTCGGTCTTTTCGCGACCAAGCAGAAATACGTCCGTCAGATGCCGGGGCGTCTGTGCGGTGAAACGGTGGATGCCGACGGCAAGCGCGGTTTCGTGCTGACGCTCTCCACTCGTGAGCAGCACATCCGCCGCGACAAGGCGACGTCCAACATCTGCACCAACTCAGGGCTCTGCTGCCTCGCGTTCACCATTCACCTGTCGCTTCTGGGCGCCAAGGGACTGGGCCAGATGGCGCGGATCAACCACGCCAACGCCGTGAAGTTGAAGAAAGAGCTCACCGCCATTTCCGGTGTTGAAGTCCTCAACAGCGCTTACTTCAACGAGTTCACCGTAAAGCTGCCGAAGGCCGCCAACGGTGTCGTGGAAGCGCTCGCCGAAAAGGGCATTCTGGCCGGTGTGCCGGTTTCCCGTCTAGAGCCGGGCAAGGCAGAGCTTGAAAACCTGCTGGTCGTGGCTTCCACCGAAGTGAACACGGATGAAGACCGCGCCTCCCTTGTCGGCGCTCTGAAGGAGGTGCTGGCATGA
- the gcvPB gene encoding aminomethyl-transferring glycine dehydrogenase subunit GcvPB has protein sequence MSMNTQGRPTSAGDAGTAFQPKTFTGNRALDMEEPLIFEVGHLDVTGVDLDEPESFEPELGAHARTDMLDLPGLAEPEAMRHYVRLSRNNYAIDAGLYPLGSCTMKHNPRLNEKMARLPGFSDIHPLQPLSTVKGGVELIDELAHWLMVMTGTSAVAMSPKAGAHGELCGMMAIKAAHSAAGRDPKIVLVPESAHGTNPATAALLGYKVVSIDAKDDGTVDFDGLKATITEHEGNIAGIMLTNPNTCGLFERDIIEIAEAIHAADAYFYCDGANFNAIVGKARPGDLGVDAMHINLHKTFSTPHGGGGPGSGPVVLSDRLAPFAPLPFIRKGESGPELVETRAEVKEGEQPFGRMTAFHGQMGMYVRALSYMLSHGSDGLRQASEDAVLNANYVRVGLQDLMSLPFGERPCMHEVLFDDSFLKDTGVTTLDFAKAMIDEGYHPMTMYFPLVVHGAMLIEPTESESRAALDLFVATMRDLVMSAKRGETDRFSGAPYLSPRRRLDETLAARKPVLKWTAPEPADVTPVAAE, from the coding sequence ATGAGCATGAACACTCAGGGACGTCCGACCTCTGCGGGCGATGCAGGAACCGCGTTCCAGCCGAAAACCTTCACTGGCAACCGCGCACTCGACATGGAAGAGCCGCTGATCTTTGAGGTCGGCCATCTGGATGTGACCGGTGTCGATCTGGACGAGCCGGAAAGCTTTGAGCCGGAACTGGGCGCTCATGCCCGGACCGACATGCTCGACCTGCCGGGTCTGGCAGAGCCGGAAGCCATGCGCCACTACGTGCGTCTGTCCCGCAACAATTACGCGATTGATGCCGGCCTCTATCCGCTGGGCTCCTGCACGATGAAGCACAATCCGCGGCTGAACGAGAAGATGGCACGGCTACCGGGCTTCTCAGACATTCATCCGCTGCAGCCGCTGTCCACGGTGAAGGGCGGCGTCGAGCTTATTGACGAATTGGCCCATTGGCTGATGGTCATGACCGGAACTTCGGCCGTTGCCATGAGCCCCAAGGCTGGCGCCCATGGCGAACTCTGCGGCATGATGGCGATCAAGGCTGCTCATTCGGCGGCGGGCCGCGATCCGAAGATCGTTCTGGTTCCGGAAAGTGCTCATGGCACCAATCCGGCCACTGCCGCGCTTCTCGGTTACAAGGTCGTCTCCATCGATGCCAAGGACGACGGCACCGTTGATTTCGATGGTCTGAAGGCGACTATAACTGAGCACGAAGGCAACATCGCGGGCATCATGCTGACCAACCCGAATACCTGCGGGCTGTTCGAACGGGACATCATCGAGATCGCAGAGGCGATCCATGCAGCAGATGCCTATTTCTATTGTGATGGCGCCAACTTCAACGCCATCGTCGGCAAGGCGCGTCCCGGTGATCTCGGCGTCGATGCCATGCACATCAACCTGCACAAGACCTTCTCAACGCCCCATGGCGGTGGTGGCCCAGGCTCAGGTCCGGTGGTGCTTTCCGACCGTCTGGCACCTTTCGCGCCGTTGCCTTTCATCCGAAAGGGCGAAAGCGGTCCGGAGCTGGTGGAGACGAGGGCTGAGGTCAAGGAGGGTGAGCAACCTTTCGGCCGCATGACCGCCTTCCACGGCCAGATGGGCATGTATGTGCGCGCTCTGAGCTACATGCTGAGCCACGGCTCCGACGGTTTGCGTCAGGCTTCAGAAGATGCGGTGCTAAACGCCAACTATGTGCGCGTTGGCCTGCAGGACTTGATGAGCCTGCCCTTCGGCGAGCGTCCGTGCATGCACGAAGTGCTTTTCGATGACAGCTTTCTAAAGGACACAGGCGTCACCACCCTCGACTTCGCCAAGGCGATGATCGACGAGGGGTATCACCCGATGACCATGTACTTCCCGCTGGTGGTTCATGGCGCGATGCTGATCGAGCCGACTGAATCTGAAAGCCGTGCGGCACTCGACCTCTTCGTTGCCACCATGCGTGACCTGGTGATGAGCGCCAAGCGCGGCGAGACGGACCGCTTCTCCGGCGCGCCTTATCTCTCGCCTCGACGCCGCCTGGACGAGACACTGGCCGCCCGCAAGCCGGTCCTCAAGTGGACCGCCCCGGAACCGGCAGATGTCACGCCGGTTGCTGCGGAGTAG
- a CDS encoding VOC family protein, which yields MPQSLAHVALVVRDYDEALAFYVGQLGFELVEDTYQPEQDKRWVVVKPKGESSASIVLARASNDHQADYIGDQAGGRVFLFLRTDDFWRDYEAYRAQGIEFIREPNEAPYGIVSVFKDLYGNLWDLVQFTDGRK from the coding sequence ATGCCCCAAAGCCTTGCCCACGTCGCTCTTGTCGTCCGTGACTACGACGAAGCCCTTGCATTTTATGTCGGCCAGCTGGGCTTTGAGCTTGTGGAGGACACCTACCAGCCAGAGCAGGACAAAAGATGGGTCGTGGTGAAACCGAAGGGTGAAAGTTCGGCTTCAATTGTGCTGGCCCGCGCGTCCAATGATCATCAGGCAGACTACATCGGCGACCAGGCTGGCGGCCGCGTGTTTCTGTTTTTACGGACCGATGATTTCTGGCGTGACTATGAGGCCTACCGGGCTCAAGGCATCGAGTTCATCCGTGAGCCGAACGAAGCGCCTTATGGCATCGTTTCCGTCTTTAAAGATCTTTATGGCAATCTGTGGGATCTCGTGCAGTTCACCGACGGCCGGAAGTGA
- a CDS encoding MerR family transcriptional regulator — protein sequence MRISEAASVSGLSVDTIRFYEKSGLLPPVDRGLDGNRQFSAENVDWLVLMSSLRETGMPLEKMRHFAELYRSGNRTISERKQVLLDHAKHLETKRAALDHCASLLERKLSLYAEIEEVPA from the coding sequence ATGCGGATTTCAGAAGCAGCCTCTGTGAGCGGGCTGAGCGTTGACACCATCCGGTTCTACGAAAAGTCGGGCCTGTTGCCGCCGGTCGACCGTGGGCTGGATGGAAATCGCCAGTTCTCAGCCGAAAATGTTGATTGGCTTGTCCTCATGTCCTCGCTGCGGGAAACGGGAATGCCACTTGAAAAAATGCGGCACTTTGCAGAGCTTTATCGCTCGGGCAATCGCACCATTTCAGAACGAAAGCAGGTTCTGCTGGATCACGCCAAGCACCTGGAAACCAAGCGGGCCGCGCTTGACCATTGCGCCAGTCTGCTTGAGCGCAAACTCAGTCTTTATGCAGAAATCGAAGAGGTCCCGGCATGA